One window of Pseudacidobacterium ailaaui genomic DNA carries:
- the leuD gene encoding 3-isopropylmalate dehydratase small subunit, which translates to MQPFRTLTSVVTPLDRANVDTDQIIPKQFLKRIERTGYGEFLFFDWRQDPNFEINQPRYRGSQILVTAKNFGCGSSREHAAWALADFGFRCVIAPTFADIFHSNAGKNGILLITLPEGEVQLLLERAAKTEGYKLTVSLEDETVRDEQGFETKFSIDPFRRYCLLEGLDDIGLTLRHAAAIDQYEQKHNAEFWYAPKA; encoded by the coding sequence ATGCAGCCATTTCGCACGCTTACATCGGTTGTGACGCCGCTGGACCGCGCCAATGTGGACACGGACCAGATCATTCCAAAGCAGTTTCTGAAGCGCATTGAGCGCACCGGCTATGGCGAGTTTTTGTTCTTTGATTGGCGTCAGGACCCCAACTTCGAGATCAACCAGCCGCGCTACCGGGGCTCGCAGATTCTGGTCACGGCCAAGAACTTCGGCTGCGGCTCCTCGCGCGAACATGCGGCCTGGGCGCTGGCGGACTTTGGCTTTCGTTGTGTGATTGCTCCCACCTTTGCCGACATCTTTCATTCCAATGCAGGCAAGAACGGCATTCTGCTGATTACTCTTCCGGAAGGCGAGGTGCAGCTGCTGCTGGAACGCGCGGCAAAAACGGAAGGCTATAAGCTGACGGTCTCGCTTGAAGACGAAACCGTCCGCGACGAGCAGGGCTTTGAGACGAAGTTTTCGATTGATCCCTTCCGGCGTTATTGCCTGCTGGAGGGGCTGGACGACATTGGTCTGACGCTGCGCCATGCTGCGGCGATTGACCAGTACGAACAGAAACACAATGCGGAGTTCTGGTACGCCCCGAAGGCGTGA
- a CDS encoding 2-isopropylmalate synthase, with protein MAQNVVPDRLLFFDTTLRDGEQSPGCSMTHPEKLVMAHALDDLGVDILEAGFAIASEGDFQAIQAIAREVRRPRIASLSRAKREDIERAAAALEPAERARIHIFLASSDIHLQYKLKISREEALDRAAESVALARTYVDDVEFSPEDSTRTDMDFLCKIVQVAIEAGATTINMPDTVGYTVPDEYRNMFRTVRERVPGAEKVVFSAHCHNDLGLAVANSLAALEGGARQVECTINGIGERAGNAALEEVAAALMVRQNHFRMDHGIRLERLYPVSQQLAKIISFGPSPNKAIVGSNAFAHESGIHQHGVLSNPLTYEIMTPESVGVPSNRMVLGKHSGRHALRSRLSELGYELSSEDLEAAYRAFTELADRKKAVYDQDLMNLVAHHRRHADLIAAEPVGEA; from the coding sequence ATGGCCCAGAATGTGGTTCCTGACCGCCTTCTTTTCTTTGACACAACGCTGCGCGATGGTGAGCAATCGCCGGGCTGCAGCATGACGCATCCGGAAAAACTGGTGATGGCCCATGCGCTGGACGACCTGGGAGTAGACATCCTAGAGGCTGGTTTTGCCATTGCCTCAGAGGGAGATTTTCAGGCAATCCAGGCCATAGCCAGGGAGGTCCGCCGTCCGCGGATCGCTTCTCTTTCCCGGGCCAAGCGCGAGGACATTGAAAGGGCGGCGGCGGCGTTGGAGCCAGCGGAGCGGGCGCGCATCCATATCTTTCTGGCCAGCTCGGACATTCATCTTCAATACAAGTTGAAGATCAGCCGCGAAGAGGCCCTGGACCGCGCAGCCGAGTCTGTGGCCCTGGCGCGCACCTATGTTGACGATGTGGAGTTTTCCCCGGAGGACTCGACGCGCACGGACATGGATTTTCTCTGCAAAATCGTACAGGTCGCCATCGAGGCCGGCGCGACGACCATCAATATGCCGGACACGGTGGGGTACACGGTGCCTGACGAATATCGGAATATGTTCCGCACCGTGCGCGAGCGCGTTCCGGGTGCGGAGAAGGTGGTCTTTTCCGCGCATTGCCATAACGACCTTGGCCTGGCGGTGGCCAACTCTCTGGCCGCGCTGGAGGGTGGGGCGCGGCAAGTGGAATGCACGATCAACGGCATTGGGGAGCGGGCCGGCAATGCAGCGCTGGAAGAAGTGGCTGCGGCCCTGATGGTGCGCCAGAACCACTTCCGGATGGACCACGGAATCAGGCTGGAGCGGCTGTATCCGGTGAGCCAGCAGCTGGCAAAGATCATCAGCTTCGGTCCTTCGCCGAACAAGGCCATCGTAGGCAGCAACGCATTTGCCCACGAATCGGGCATTCACCAGCATGGAGTGCTTTCCAATCCGCTGACTTACGAGATTATGACGCCGGAGTCGGTCGGCGTTCCCTCAAACCGCATGGTGCTGGGCAAACACTCGGGCCGGCATGCGCTGCGCTCGCGGTTGAGTGAACTGGGCTACGAGCTAAGCTCAGAGGACCTGGAAGCAGCTTATCGCGCATTTACTGAGTTGGCAGACAGAAAGAAGGCGGTCTATGACCAGGACCTTATGAATCTGGTTGCACATCATCGACGGCATGCAGATTTGATTGCGGCCGAGCCTGTGGGCGAAGCATAG
- a CDS encoding LysR family transcriptional regulator — protein sequence MELSQLETFLAVVAEKSFSRAAARLHRTQPAVSQVIRKLEEELGEPLFERASRDGTLTAAGEVLREYAERLLRLRNEASSALAEVKALERGKLTLAANEYTCLYLLPVLDAFREHCPQISILVQRSLASRIPDEVLGRTVEMGIVSYRPEDDQLGAIGVYSDDLVFIVPPEHALAREKNVRIRDLGAENFIAHNVPSPMRRRVEEAFASHKTPLNIGVELPSLEAIKRFVAGGNGVAFVPELTVQAEAMRGDVVIVDVPELAYARQLWLIYRRHGTPSYAAMAFRRVVRSLAREMGAPFLYDEKSGSASKKQMPETVR from the coding sequence ATGGAGTTAAGTCAACTTGAAACCTTTCTGGCCGTCGTGGCGGAAAAGAGTTTTTCCCGCGCGGCCGCCCGTCTGCATCGCACCCAGCCTGCCGTCAGCCAGGTCATCCGCAAGCTTGAAGAGGAGCTGGGAGAGCCGTTGTTTGAGCGCGCCAGCCGGGACGGCACTCTGACGGCAGCCGGCGAAGTCCTGCGCGAATACGCGGAAAGGCTGCTCCGGCTGCGGAATGAAGCATCCAGCGCCCTGGCCGAAGTCAAGGCCCTGGAGCGCGGCAAGCTGACGCTGGCGGCCAATGAGTACACCTGCCTCTATCTGCTGCCCGTGCTGGATGCCTTCCGCGAACACTGCCCGCAGATTTCCATCCTGGTGCAACGATCCCTGGCCAGCCGCATTCCGGACGAAGTGCTGGGCCGGACCGTCGAGATGGGGATCGTCTCCTACCGGCCGGAAGACGATCAACTGGGCGCCATTGGAGTGTACTCGGACGACCTGGTCTTTATCGTGCCTCCTGAACACGCGCTTGCCCGGGAAAAAAACGTGCGCATCCGTGACCTCGGAGCAGAAAATTTCATCGCCCACAATGTTCCTTCTCCCATGCGGCGCAGGGTGGAGGAGGCATTTGCCAGTCACAAAACACCTCTGAACATCGGTGTCGAACTACCGAGCCTGGAGGCCATCAAGCGCTTTGTGGCCGGCGGCAATGGTGTTGCCTTTGTTCCGGAGCTGACGGTGCAGGCCGAGGCGATGCGCGGAGACGTAGTGATCGTCGATGTACCGGAACTGGCCTACGCACGGCAGCTCTGGCTGATTTACCGCAGGCATGGGACGCCATCCTATGCGGCCATGGCCTTCCGGCGTGTGGTCCGCTCGCTGGCCCGGGAAATGGGCGCTCCTTTCCTCTATGACGAGAAAAGCGGCAGCGCGTCTAAGAAACAAATGCCGGAAACAGTTCGATAG
- the leuC gene encoding 3-isopropylmalate dehydratase large subunit has protein sequence MATPKTLFEKVWEQHVVAEPEGEPTLLYIDLHLVHEVTSPQAFDGLRMAGRKLRRPDRTVATVDHNVPTTNRLVIEDAIAAKQIETLRKNCAEFGVEFYDIQSPNQGIVHVIGPELGLTKPGMTIVCGDSHTSTHGAFGALAFGIGTSEVEHVMATQCLPQSKPKTFRILVEGELPHGVTAKDIILGIIGRIGTDGATGYVIEYAGSAIRSLSMEGRMTICNMSIEAGARAGMIAPDETTFAYLQGRRFAPKGAEWEKAVAEWSGLRTDPGAKFDRELLVPAEELVPYVTWGTNPGMVVPVTDSVPDPASAKDETDRKAFERALEYMGLKAGMPIEEIRVDRVFLGSCTNSRIEDLRAAAKVVAGHHVHPKVRAMVVPGSHQVKAQAEKEGLDKIFIEAGFEWREPGCSMCLGMNPDILQPGERCASTSNRNFEGRQGRGGRTHLVSPQMAAAAAITGHFTDIRQWEFQGEEVLV, from the coding sequence ATGGCAACACCAAAAACACTCTTTGAAAAAGTCTGGGAGCAGCATGTGGTGGCAGAGCCTGAGGGTGAGCCGACGCTGCTCTACATTGATCTGCATCTGGTGCATGAGGTCACCTCGCCGCAGGCGTTCGATGGCTTGCGGATGGCGGGACGTAAGCTGCGCCGTCCGGACCGCACCGTGGCAACGGTGGACCATAATGTTCCGACGACGAACCGTCTGGTGATTGAAGACGCGATTGCCGCCAAACAGATAGAGACGCTGCGTAAGAACTGCGCTGAGTTTGGCGTGGAGTTTTACGATATCCAATCACCCAACCAGGGCATTGTTCACGTCATTGGACCGGAGCTTGGGCTGACCAAGCCGGGAATGACGATTGTCTGCGGCGACTCACATACCTCGACCCATGGCGCGTTTGGCGCGCTGGCCTTTGGGATTGGCACCTCGGAAGTCGAGCACGTCATGGCGACGCAGTGCCTGCCGCAGTCGAAGCCGAAGACCTTCCGCATCTTGGTTGAAGGCGAGCTGCCGCATGGGGTCACGGCAAAGGACATCATTCTCGGCATCATCGGCCGCATCGGCACCGATGGCGCAACCGGATATGTCATCGAGTATGCGGGGTCGGCCATCCGCTCGCTTTCCATGGAAGGCCGCATGACCATCTGCAATATGAGCATTGAGGCAGGGGCGCGCGCAGGCATGATTGCTCCGGATGAGACGACGTTTGCATATCTCCAGGGCCGGCGTTTTGCTCCCAAAGGCGCAGAGTGGGAGAAGGCCGTTGCGGAATGGAGCGGGCTGAGGACCGATCCGGGCGCAAAGTTTGACCGCGAGCTGTTGGTCCCGGCCGAGGAGCTGGTGCCCTATGTCACGTGGGGGACAAACCCGGGCATGGTGGTCCCGGTGACGGACAGCGTACCTGATCCGGCCAGCGCGAAAGACGAGACCGACCGCAAGGCCTTTGAGCGCGCACTGGAATATATGGGGCTGAAAGCGGGCATGCCGATTGAAGAGATCAGGGTAGACCGCGTCTTTCTTGGCTCCTGCACAAACTCGCGCATCGAAGACCTGCGCGCCGCCGCGAAAGTGGTCGCCGGTCATCACGTCCATCCGAAGGTGCGAGCGATGGTCGTTCCCGGTTCCCATCAAGTGAAGGCGCAGGCGGAGAAAGAGGGGCTGGACAAAATTTTTATCGAAGCCGGATTCGAATGGCGAGAGCCGGGCTGCTCGATGTGCCTGGGCATGAACCCGGACATTTTGCAGCCGGGTGAGCGTTGTGCGTCCACCAGCAACCGCAATTTTGAAGGCCGCCAGGGACGCGGTGGGCGCACGCATCTGGTAAGTCCGCAGATGGCCGCTGCCGCGGCGATCACCGGACACTTCACAGACATCCGTCAATGGGAATTTCAAGGTGAGGAGGTGCTGGTCTAA
- the leuB gene encoding 3-isopropylmalate dehydrogenase: MKLKILIVAGDGIGPEVTSEAVRVLRSVAELGGHDFEFREALIGGAAIKAQGTPLPTATLDAALESDAVLLGAVGGNEFNALPPDKRPEAGLLQIRQALGGFANLRPAFAHPALASNSPLKTEVIDGADIIFVRELLGGLYFGEPRTWDRASGAAWNTMRYTRDEVARVARVAFELAKKRRKKVTSVDKANVLEVSQLWRATVTEVAKDYPDVALEHQYVDAMSMHLMNTPRNYDVVLTENLFGDILSDESAVITGSLGMLPSATIGGKVNLYEPVHGSAPDIAGKGIANPLGAILTAAMLLRHSANLEQDAQAVETAVRKVLEQGYRTADLARSEKDKKMVLSTQEMGRQVHSVLNELIDQRQAMHAV; encoded by the coding sequence ATGAAGCTGAAGATCCTGATTGTTGCCGGGGACGGCATAGGCCCGGAGGTTACGAGTGAAGCGGTGCGCGTTCTGCGTTCGGTGGCCGAACTGGGCGGGCACGATTTTGAGTTCCGCGAGGCGCTGATTGGCGGCGCGGCGATCAAGGCCCAGGGGACCCCGCTGCCCACGGCCACTTTGGACGCGGCGCTTGAAAGCGATGCGGTGCTGCTGGGTGCAGTCGGCGGCAATGAATTCAATGCGCTGCCGCCGGACAAGCGTCCGGAAGCGGGCCTGCTGCAGATCCGGCAGGCGCTGGGAGGCTTTGCCAATCTTCGTCCGGCGTTTGCGCATCCGGCGCTGGCGTCGAACTCTCCGCTGAAGACGGAGGTGATTGACGGCGCAGACATCATCTTTGTGCGCGAGCTGCTGGGCGGTCTGTATTTTGGCGAGCCGCGCACGTGGGACCGCGCATCGGGGGCCGCATGGAACACCATGCGTTACACGCGCGATGAGGTCGCCCGCGTGGCGCGCGTGGCCTTTGAGCTGGCCAAGAAGCGGCGGAAGAAAGTGACTTCAGTAGACAAGGCCAACGTGCTGGAGGTTTCGCAGTTGTGGCGCGCCACGGTGACGGAAGTGGCGAAGGACTATCCCGATGTTGCGCTGGAGCACCAGTATGTGGACGCAATGTCCATGCACCTGATGAACACGCCGCGCAATTACGACGTAGTGCTGACGGAGAACCTCTTCGGCGATATTCTCTCGGACGAATCGGCTGTCATTACCGGATCGTTGGGGATGCTGCCTTCGGCGACGATTGGCGGCAAGGTCAATCTGTATGAGCCGGTGCATGGCTCGGCGCCGGACATTGCGGGCAAAGGCATCGCCAACCCATTGGGCGCGATTCTGACGGCGGCGATGCTGCTGCGGCACTCGGCAAACCTGGAGCAGGACGCGCAGGCGGTCGAGACGGCCGTCCGCAAAGTACTGGAGCAGGGATATCGCACGGCCGACCTGGCGCGCAGCGAGAAAGACAAGAAGATGGTCCTCTCCACGCAGGAGATGGGCCGCCAGGTACATAGCGTGCTGAATGAGCTGATTGATCAGCGACAGGCGATGCACGCGGTGTAA